The Edaphobacter sp. 12200R-103 genome contains a region encoding:
- a CDS encoding tagatose 1,6-diphosphate aldolase: MSKLTPGKLAGLKAVSDARGVIAAAAMDQRGSLQKSLAKERGAAANAQDLEEFKVDVTDVLTRHASAILLDPEYGLPASKVRNGKGLLLAYEKTGYDATTAGRLPDLLDLWSVRRLKEAGADCIKILLYYTPYEKTAINDHKHAWVERIGDECLAHDIPFFLETVGYDAEGGDEKSLAYAKKKPEVVSGSMAEFGKARYNVDVLKVEVPIEMSYVEGTRSFKGERAYTRAEALQHFRDAEAMTHKPFIYLSAGVSNPVFIETLELAAESGTKFNGVLCGRATWKDGIPIFATKGSKAFRDWLETKGVENITNVNNALKAASPWYEKFDAKSMDELG; this comes from the coding sequence ATGTCGAAGCTGACCCCAGGGAAACTTGCCGGACTGAAAGCCGTATCCGACGCTCGTGGCGTTATCGCCGCCGCCGCCATGGACCAGCGCGGCTCCCTCCAAAAGTCATTGGCCAAGGAGCGGGGAGCAGCCGCGAACGCTCAGGATCTCGAAGAGTTCAAGGTCGATGTCACCGACGTCCTTACTCGCCACGCCTCGGCCATTCTGCTTGACCCGGAGTACGGTCTGCCTGCCTCCAAGGTGAGGAACGGCAAGGGCCTCCTTCTCGCCTACGAGAAGACTGGCTACGACGCTACCACCGCAGGACGCCTGCCCGATCTGCTCGACCTGTGGAGCGTACGCCGTCTGAAAGAGGCGGGCGCTGACTGCATCAAGATTCTTCTTTACTACACTCCCTACGAGAAGACTGCGATCAACGATCACAAACATGCCTGGGTTGAGCGTATCGGGGACGAGTGCCTGGCGCATGACATTCCGTTCTTCCTGGAGACGGTGGGTTATGACGCCGAGGGTGGTGACGAGAAGTCGCTTGCCTATGCGAAGAAGAAGCCCGAGGTCGTCTCCGGCTCCATGGCCGAGTTCGGAAAGGCTCGCTATAACGTCGACGTCCTCAAGGTCGAGGTCCCCATCGAGATGTCTTACGTTGAGGGAACCCGGTCGTTCAAGGGAGAGAGAGCTTACACACGCGCTGAGGCCCTGCAACACTTCCGCGATGCCGAAGCGATGACACATAAGCCGTTCATCTATCTCTCCGCAGGTGTTTCGAATCCGGTCTTTATCGAGACCCTGGAGCTTGCCGCCGAGTCGGGGACCAAGTTCAATGGAGTACTCTGCGGGCGCGCGACCTGGAAGGACGGAATTCCCATCTTTGCCACCAAGGGATCCAAAGCATTCCGCGACTGGCTTGAGACGAAGGGCGTAGAGAACATCACCAATGTCAATAACGCTCTGAAGGCGGCCAGCCCCTGGTATGAGAAGTTCGACGCCAAGAGCATGGACGAGCTTGGCTGA
- a CDS encoding DUF4440 domain-containing protein — protein sequence MHAEIDADILSQLISLEPIFHRFEGLSGRLPTHADIDSMMAPEFFEIGVSGRLYSRDFIIRTLEARFSTPEPQPDHFRTSEFHLLRVSADTWLLSYVLRQEITDAPRISRRTTLWKKTVEGWKILFHQGTLVEGAPLPESGES from the coding sequence ATGCATGCAGAGATCGATGCCGATATCCTCTCTCAGCTCATCTCGCTCGAACCAATCTTTCACCGGTTCGAAGGTCTTTCGGGCCGCTTGCCGACGCACGCAGACATTGATTCCATGATGGCCCCTGAGTTCTTTGAGATCGGAGTCTCAGGCCGTCTCTACTCCCGCGACTTTATCATCCGGACACTTGAAGCACGTTTTAGCACGCCCGAACCTCAACCGGACCATTTTCGAACCTCAGAGTTCCACCTCCTGCGCGTCAGTGCGGATACCTGGCTGCTCTCTTACGTGCTTCGGCAGGAGATCACGGATGCTCCGCGCATCAGCCGCCGCACGACGCTCTGGAAGAAGACGGTGGAGGGATGGAAGATTCTCTTTCACCAGGGCACACTGGTCGAGGGTGCCCCACTGCCGGAGTCTGGAGAGAGTTAA
- the lepB gene encoding signal peptidase I has translation MKNPKEKPTTRLQDLASFSSTFAVAFFIMTFLFQNFAIPSASMASTLLVGDHVLVERVSLAPSSPLAGFLPYGQLHHDEPIVFWRPAPNASGNHDILVKRVIGLPGDRIHLRHGIVYRNGIVLHEPYAAQPTAANYDPYNDEFPAIPADQGRDVLASWSVDLPTHIQGEDLIIPPGYYFMMGDNRTNSYDSRYWGLVPRANLIGRPLFIYWSFKTPEDQEYKTSLSDCSTFALHQTLHLFDETRWNRTFKPIR, from the coding sequence ATGAAGAACCCAAAAGAAAAGCCCACCACCCGGCTTCAGGATCTGGCCTCGTTCTCCTCGACCTTCGCCGTCGCCTTCTTCATCATGACCTTCCTCTTCCAGAACTTCGCCATCCCCTCCGCTTCCATGGCGAGCACCCTTCTGGTCGGCGATCACGTCCTCGTTGAGCGCGTCTCCCTCGCGCCCTCTTCCCCTCTCGCTGGATTTCTTCCCTACGGCCAACTCCATCACGATGAGCCCATCGTCTTCTGGCGGCCCGCGCCCAACGCCAGCGGCAACCACGACATCCTCGTCAAGCGGGTCATCGGACTTCCCGGCGATCGCATCCACCTTCGCCACGGCATCGTCTATCGCAACGGCATTGTCCTGCACGAGCCCTACGCCGCCCAACCCACCGCGGCCAACTACGATCCCTACAACGACGAGTTCCCCGCCATCCCCGCCGACCAGGGCCGCGACGTCCTCGCCTCCTGGTCCGTCGATCTCCCCACCCACATTCAGGGAGAAGACCTCATCATCCCTCCCGGCTATTACTTCATGATGGGCGACAACCGCACCAACAGCTACGACAGCCGTTACTGGGGGCTCGTGCCCCGCGCCAACCTCATCGGGCGCCCCCTCTTCATCTACTGGTCCTTCAAAACCCCCGAAGACCAGGAATACAAAACTTCCCTCTCCGATTGCTCCACCTTCGCCCTCCACCAGACACTTCATCTCTTCGATGAAACCCGATGGAACCGCACCTTCAAACCGATCCGGTAA
- the rph gene encoding ribonuclease PH encodes MPAAPPELFRPDARPADSLRTIRLTPGFVAMAEGSVLIEAGNTRVLCNASVEQGVPAWLRNSGRGWVTAEYGMLPRATLTRTAREAERGKIGGRTHEIQRLIGRSLRSVVDMKALGERTIILDCDVLQADGGTRTAAITGACVALAIALEKLVAAGTLKASPLRQMVAATSVGIVDGNVLLDLCYEEDSRAIVDMNVVMLADGGLVETQATAEKDSYSRQQLNEMLDYGEKGIRELLAAQKAALATAL; translated from the coding sequence ATGCCTGCTGCACCACCTGAACTCTTTCGTCCCGATGCCCGGCCTGCCGATTCCCTGCGAACCATCCGCCTCACTCCAGGCTTTGTCGCCATGGCCGAGGGCTCTGTCCTGATCGAAGCGGGAAACACCCGCGTCCTATGTAACGCTTCGGTCGAGCAGGGTGTCCCTGCATGGCTGCGCAACTCCGGCCGCGGCTGGGTGACAGCCGAATACGGCATGCTGCCCCGTGCCACCCTGACCCGCACGGCTCGCGAGGCCGAGCGGGGAAAGATCGGCGGGAGAACCCATGAGATTCAGCGGCTGATAGGCCGCAGCCTGCGCTCGGTGGTCGATATGAAGGCACTGGGAGAGCGGACGATCATCCTGGATTGCGACGTTCTGCAGGCGGATGGAGGAACCCGTACCGCAGCTATTACCGGTGCCTGTGTCGCCCTGGCGATCGCGCTTGAGAAGCTGGTCGCAGCCGGAACGCTCAAGGCCTCTCCGCTTCGCCAGATGGTTGCAGCAACCTCTGTCGGCATCGTCGATGGCAATGTTCTGCTCGACCTTTGTTACGAGGAGGACTCGCGCGCGATCGTCGACATGAACGTCGTCATGCTCGCCGACGGCGGCCTCGTCGAGACCCAGGCCACCGCCGAGAAAGACTCCTACTCGCGTCAGCAGCTCAACGAGATGCTCGACTATGGTGAAAAGGGCATCCGCGAGCTCCTCGCCGCCCAGAAGGCCGCCCTCGCCACCGCCCTCTAA